In Synechococcus sp. PCC 6312, one genomic interval encodes:
- a CDS encoding DUF29 family protein, producing MHQEIYDDARQITSLKTGLDIEIFPQVSIATIEQVLDESWLLDY from the coding sequence ATCCATCAAGAAATCTATGATGATGCTCGACAAATTACCAGCTTAAAGACTGGCTTAGACATAGAAATATTTCCGCAAGTTTCTATTGCAACAATTGAGCAAGTGTTAGATGAAAGTTGGTTGCTTGATTACTAA
- the ribH gene encoding 6,7-dimethyl-8-ribityllumazine synthase yields MAVFEGTFHQLSGSRFAIIIARFNDLISAKLLEGCQDCLRRHGVDPDPNGTQVDYIWVPGSFEVPLVAAQTAASRRYAAVICLGAVIRGQTPHFDYVAAEVTKGIATASMQTGVPIIYGILTADTMQQALERAGIKSNKGWDYALNALEMASLMKQLQQGLAGTTANLPPNREHAPQLPSS; encoded by the coding sequence ATGGCTGTTTTTGAGGGGACATTCCATCAACTTAGTGGCTCTCGGTTTGCCATTATTATTGCCCGGTTTAATGATCTAATCAGTGCCAAGTTATTGGAAGGCTGTCAGGATTGTTTACGGCGGCATGGGGTCGATCCAGATCCAAATGGGACTCAGGTGGACTACATTTGGGTTCCGGGAAGTTTTGAAGTGCCCCTCGTTGCAGCCCAAACCGCAGCTAGTCGCAGATATGCCGCCGTCATTTGCTTGGGAGCCGTGATTCGCGGGCAAACCCCCCACTTTGATTATGTTGCGGCAGAAGTCACCAAAGGGATTGCCACGGCCAGTATGCAAACCGGGGTTCCAATTATTTATGGGATTTTGACGGCGGATACGATGCAGCAGGCCCTAGAGCGGGCTGGAATTAAGAGCAATAAAGGCTGGGATTATGCCCTGAATGCCTTGGAAATGGCCAGCTTAATGAAACAACTCCAACAGGGACTGGCTGGAACGACGGCAAATTTACCCCCCAATCGGGAACACGCGCCCCAATTACCCTCTAGCTAG
- a CDS encoding photosystem I reaction centre subunit III, with protein sequence MRRLFALVLVLCLWIGFTPIASADVAGLVPCKDSPAFQKRAATARNTTADPTSGQQRFERYSQALCGEDGLPHLIVDGRLDRAGDFLIPSALFLYIAGWIGWVGRAYLIAARKSGEATQKEIVIDVPLAIKCMLPGVLWPLLAVKELLSGELTAADSDITVSPR encoded by the coding sequence ATGCGCCGATTGTTTGCCCTTGTGCTGGTTCTTTGCCTCTGGATTGGCTTTACTCCGATTGCGTCTGCTGATGTCGCTGGTTTAGTGCCGTGCAAAGATTCACCGGCCTTCCAAAAACGGGCCGCGACTGCCCGCAACACCACCGCTGATCCCACCTCTGGGCAGCAACGTTTTGAACGCTATAGCCAGGCCCTGTGTGGCGAAGACGGCTTACCCCATTTAATCGTTGATGGTCGGTTAGATCGGGCCGGTGACTTTTTAATTCCCAGTGCTCTGTTCTTGTATATCGCCGGTTGGATTGGCTGGGTTGGTCGGGCTTATCTGATTGCAGCCCGGAAGAGTGGAGAAGCAACTCAAAAAGAAATCGTTATTGATGTCCCTTTAGCAATCAAATGCATGTTACCCGGTGTTCTCTGGCCCCTCTTGGCCGTCAAAGAACTCTTGTCTGGGGAACTAACTGCGGCTGATAGCGACATTACGGTTTCTCCTCGTTAA
- a CDS encoding chromophore lyase CpcT/CpeT, with amino-acid sequence MSHATDVLTLARWMAADFSNQAQAFENPPFFAHIRVCMRPLPKGVVPGLGLYVEQAYDYLLSVPYRVRVLELLVRSDQIAIKNYTLKDEKKFYGAARNPHRLQELTEVDLELLPGCNMIVAWTGTGFQGQVEPGKACTVIRKGKTTYLDSTFEIDAEKFISHDRGRDPQTDEHIWGSVAGPFYFTRTESFAAEIPNSL; translated from the coding sequence ATGTCCCATGCTACTGATGTTCTGACCTTAGCCCGCTGGATGGCCGCTGATTTTAGTAACCAGGCCCAGGCCTTTGAAAACCCACCCTTTTTTGCTCACATTCGGGTTTGTATGCGCCCCTTGCCCAAAGGAGTCGTCCCTGGCCTGGGGTTATATGTCGAACAAGCCTATGACTATTTACTCTCTGTGCCCTATCGGGTGCGGGTTTTAGAGTTGTTGGTGAGGTCGGATCAGATTGCGATTAAGAACTACACCCTCAAGGATGAGAAAAAATTCTACGGAGCCGCCCGCAATCCCCATCGTCTCCAAGAGCTAACAGAAGTTGATTTAGAGCTTTTGCCGGGCTGTAACATGATCGTGGCCTGGACAGGGACAGGGTTTCAGGGGCAAGTCGAACCGGGCAAGGCCTGTACTGTAATTCGCAAAGGGAAAACCACCTACTTAGACAGCACCTTTGAGATCGATGCTGAAAAATTCATTAGCCATGACCGGGGTCGGGATCCGCAAACCGATGAGCATATTTGGGGTTCTGTAGCTGGGCCGTTTTATTTTACCCGTACCGAAAGCTTTGCCGCTGAGATTCCCAATTCACTCTAG
- the psbZ gene encoding photosystem II reaction center protein PsbZ produces the protein MSILFQLALAALVILSFVMVVGVPVAYASPQDWDRSKQLLYIGSGAWIVLVLLVGALNFLVV, from the coding sequence ATGTCTATTTTGTTTCAACTGGCTTTAGCGGCGTTAGTCATTTTGTCCTTTGTCATGGTGGTGGGTGTGCCGGTAGCCTATGCTTCACCTCAAGATTGGGATCGGTCTAAACAGTTACTCTACATTGGCTCCGGGGCCTGGATTGTTTTAGTGCTTTTGGTCGGTGCCCTTAACTTTTTAGTGGTTTAA
- a CDS encoding RNA-binding protein: MTLYVGNLSYDATEENLREIFAKHGTVKRVVLPVDRETGKRRGFAFVELAADAEEEAAIAEFDGAMWLGRTLKVNKAKPRQ; encoded by the coding sequence ATGACTCTTTATGTAGGCAATTTATCATACGATGCAACCGAAGAAAACTTACGGGAAATCTTTGCCAAGCACGGTACGGTTAAGCGGGTTGTTCTACCTGTCGATCGGGAAACTGGAAAGCGGCGCGGATTTGCCTTTGTAGAACTCGCAGCCGATGCGGAAGAAGAAGCCGCTATTGCCGAATTTGACGGGGCGATGTGGTTAGGACGGACGCTGAAAGTTAACAAGGCTAAGCCTCGGCAATAA
- a CDS encoding ATP-dependent RecD-like DNA helicase produces MVVVTRNHHGMASPTVEEIQGTVERVTFHSPDSGYTIARLDVKGYQELVTIIGSFPQLQAGTTIRLWGQWREYPKYGSQLQVQRYEELKPATLNGIEKYLGSGLIKGVGQKTARKIVNHFGLETLEIIESQVDRLIEVPGLGERRVKQIQGAWNDQRTIRDVMVFLQGHGVSPTHAVKIFKQYGEQSVTVVTDNPYRLATDIYGIGFVTADAIARKIGITPNSEYRYQAGIRHVLDTAGEDGHCFLPLSQLVSTVIERLTLDDHVPKADQVEFLLNEMVRGKQIMRAEVNGEGVYYAPPFYRAEMGLAKAIQALTASSVSVDMERVDNWLRRYSERVGLPLAPKQLEAVRQAVSQRLLILTGGPGTGKTFTTRTIATLWRAMGKKVLLASPTGRAAQRLSEVTGQEAITLHRLLEFSPKSMQFQRNEDNPLEADAVIVDEVSMLDLFLAYSLMRAIPLTVQVLLVGDADQLPSVGAGAVLRDLINSQAVPVVRLTEVFRQAQTSAIVTEAHRINQGQYPKLEPMSDTPESDCLWHGAEEAEQGVIAITSIVSEFIPTLGFDPRRDVQVLCPMTRSVVGTRNLNAVLQSVLNPSDLTKPALQRGGQILRVGDRVLQRVNDYDRDVFNGDLGWIEAIDPEEQETTVCFGNRSVTYDWADLDEITLAWPCTIHKSQGSEFPVVILPMYMQHYLMLSRNLLYTGLTRARKLAILVGPKKAIGLAVRETKDKLRFTRLKELLITP; encoded by the coding sequence GTGGTTGTCGTCACCCGCAACCATCACGGTATGGCCTCCCCAACAGTCGAAGAAATCCAAGGCACAGTAGAGCGAGTTACCTTTCACTCACCGGATAGTGGGTACACCATAGCTCGGCTCGATGTGAAGGGGTATCAAGAGCTAGTCACTATCATTGGCAGCTTTCCACAACTTCAGGCAGGAACCACCATCCGACTCTGGGGGCAGTGGCGAGAGTATCCCAAGTACGGCTCCCAACTCCAGGTGCAACGATATGAAGAACTGAAGCCCGCCACCCTCAACGGCATCGAAAAATATTTGGGCAGTGGCTTGATTAAGGGAGTTGGACAGAAAACCGCTCGCAAAATCGTCAACCACTTCGGGCTAGAAACCCTAGAAATCATTGAAAGTCAAGTTGACCGATTAATTGAAGTCCCTGGCCTGGGTGAAAGACGGGTCAAGCAAATCCAAGGGGCCTGGAATGACCAGCGGACAATTCGAGATGTCATGGTTTTCTTACAGGGCCATGGGGTGAGTCCCACCCATGCCGTCAAAATCTTCAAGCAGTATGGGGAGCAGTCAGTCACGGTCGTCACTGACAACCCCTATCGGCTGGCGACCGACATCTACGGCATTGGCTTTGTCACCGCTGATGCCATTGCCCGCAAGATTGGGATTACCCCGAACAGCGAGTATCGCTACCAGGCCGGGATTCGTCATGTCTTAGATACGGCGGGAGAAGACGGGCATTGCTTCTTACCCCTCAGCCAACTTGTCAGCACCGTGATTGAACGCCTCACCCTGGATGACCACGTTCCTAAGGCAGACCAGGTTGAATTTCTGCTCAATGAAATGGTCAGAGGGAAACAGATCATGCGAGCCGAGGTGAACGGAGAAGGAGTCTATTATGCGCCCCCCTTCTACCGAGCCGAGATGGGATTAGCCAAAGCGATTCAAGCCTTGACTGCCAGCAGCGTCAGTGTGGATATGGAACGAGTCGATAACTGGCTGAGGCGATACAGCGAGCGGGTGGGACTGCCCCTGGCCCCGAAGCAACTCGAAGCGGTGCGCCAAGCCGTGAGTCAACGACTACTTATCCTCACAGGTGGGCCAGGCACAGGTAAAACCTTCACCACCCGCACGATTGCCACCCTCTGGCGGGCCATGGGCAAAAAGGTATTACTCGCTTCCCCCACGGGACGGGCCGCCCAACGTCTGAGTGAAGTCACCGGACAAGAGGCGATTACGTTGCACCGGCTCCTAGAGTTTTCGCCCAAGAGCATGCAGTTCCAACGGAATGAGGATAACCCCTTAGAGGCTGATGCCGTCATTGTGGATGAGGTCTCGATGTTAGACCTGTTCTTGGCCTACAGCTTGATGCGAGCCATTCCCTTAACAGTCCAAGTCCTTCTAGTTGGGGATGCAGACCAACTACCCAGCGTGGGAGCAGGAGCCGTCTTACGAGATTTGATTAACTCTCAAGCCGTACCAGTCGTCCGACTGACTGAAGTCTTCCGTCAGGCCCAGACCAGTGCCATTGTCACGGAAGCCCACCGGATCAACCAGGGGCAGTATCCTAAGCTGGAGCCGATGTCAGATACGCCAGAGTCAGACTGCCTGTGGCATGGGGCAGAAGAAGCCGAGCAAGGCGTGATTGCCATCACCAGCATCGTCTCGGAGTTTATCCCCACCCTGGGCTTTGACCCCAGACGAGATGTGCAAGTTCTCTGCCCAATGACCCGCAGTGTTGTGGGTACTCGCAACCTCAATGCTGTACTTCAGTCGGTGCTGAACCCGTCAGACCTAACGAAGCCTGCACTTCAACGGGGCGGGCAAATCTTACGGGTTGGCGACCGAGTCTTGCAGCGAGTGAATGACTATGACCGTGACGTATTCAACGGCGACCTGGGCTGGATTGAGGCGATTGACCCGGAGGAACAAGAAACCACCGTCTGCTTTGGTAATCGTTCTGTCACCTATGACTGGGCAGACCTCGATGAAATTACCTTGGCCTGGCCCTGCACGATCCACAAGTCCCAAGGGAGTGAGTTTCCGGTTGTGATTCTGCCGATGTATATGCAGCACTATCTGATGCTCTCCCGCAACTTGCTTTACACAGGACTGACCAGGGCCAGGAAGCTGGCGATCTTAGTTGGCCCCAAAAAAGCAATCGGGCTGGCAGTCCGAGAAACGAAAGACAAGCTCCGGTTTACTCGCCTCAAGGAATTACTGATAACACCTTAA
- a CDS encoding type II toxin-antitoxin system Phd/YefM family antitoxin produces the protein MSNLSLVDAQTNLPELIDQIAQSQETLVISGEIGNAVLISADYWQAIQETIYLLSIPQLGQSIQDGLLTPVSECSQTLEW, from the coding sequence ATGTCTAACTTATCTTTAGTTGATGCCCAGACCAACCTACCTGAATTGATTGATCAGATTGCTCAGTCCCAGGAAACACTCGTTATTTCAGGAGAAATCGGCAATGCTGTGTTGATTTCGGCAGATTATTGGCAAGCCATTCAAGAAACAATTTACCTACTCTCCATCCCACAATTAGGACAGTCAATCCAGGATGGCCTCTTAACTCCTGTCAGTGAGTGCAGTCAGACTTTGGAGTGGTAA
- a CDS encoding lipid-A-disaccharide synthase-related protein codes for MVRLLCLSNGHGEDLNTGLILDALQELAPDVEILAMPIAGAGTAYQARKIPIIGPTQTMPSGGIFYMNPLFFLRDIVSGLILLTWRQLQATLKAAPTCELILATGDIVVLGLAWLTGRPFCGFIVSTSSYYEGHLKIPVLAWACLRSQRCQAIYTRDAFTAKELQSKGITKAKFLGYPIMDAIQPQSLVVTREDHASNQPLIALFPGSRVPEAAHNLKQLLSLCFGVGSITPAQFLVALVAVLTPKMLEEISQLEGWHLQFDLKNLHHLTLSKSNVTVHCYYQAFADILQSCDLIWGMAGTAVEQAVGLGKPVLQIPGPGPQFTYRFAEAQNRLLGFSVQTLAPNLDRDEQIKQVGAWVKATWNNPTYLQACQVNGRERVGHSGGSQAIARDLLQQLRKLERSRPFQQG; via the coding sequence GTGGTTCGCTTATTGTGTTTGAGTAATGGTCATGGTGAAGACCTGAATACGGGATTGATTTTAGATGCTCTCCAAGAACTAGCTCCAGATGTTGAAATATTAGCAATGCCCATTGCCGGAGCCGGAACAGCCTATCAAGCCCGAAAAATTCCCATTATTGGGCCAACTCAAACCATGCCATCAGGAGGAATTTTTTATATGAATCCTCTCTTTTTTCTGCGGGATATTGTTTCGGGTTTAATTCTGCTGACGTGGCGACAACTCCAGGCCACCCTAAAGGCTGCGCCTACCTGTGAGTTGATTCTAGCTACGGGGGATATTGTGGTCTTGGGTTTGGCCTGGTTGACGGGGCGACCGTTTTGCGGGTTTATTGTCTCAACGTCTAGCTATTATGAAGGACATCTGAAAATTCCCGTCTTGGCCTGGGCTTGCTTGCGTTCTCAGCGTTGTCAAGCAATTTATACCCGCGATGCCTTTACCGCCAAGGAATTACAAAGCAAAGGAATTACAAAAGCTAAATTCTTGGGGTATCCGATTATGGATGCGATTCAACCCCAGAGCCTAGTCGTTACCCGTGAGGATCATGCCAGCAATCAACCCCTTATTGCCCTCTTTCCGGGAAGTCGTGTCCCAGAAGCGGCTCATAATTTGAAACAACTATTGAGTTTATGTTTTGGTGTAGGCAGCATAACTCCGGCTCAGTTTTTAGTCGCTTTAGTTGCGGTACTAACCCCGAAAATGCTGGAGGAGATCAGTCAACTTGAAGGATGGCATCTACAGTTCGATCTAAAGAATCTCCACCATCTGACGCTCTCTAAAAGCAACGTGACAGTTCATTGCTACTACCAGGCCTTTGCCGATATTCTCCAATCCTGTGACCTCATTTGGGGGATGGCGGGGACAGCCGTTGAACAAGCAGTTGGCCTGGGGAAACCTGTGTTACAAATTCCTGGGCCTGGGCCTCAATTCACGTATCGCTTTGCTGAGGCTCAAAACCGACTTCTTGGTTTCTCTGTCCAAACCCTAGCTCCAAATTTAGACCGGGATGAGCAAATTAAGCAGGTCGGGGCCTGGGTCAAAGCAACCTGGAATAACCCCACCTATCTCCAGGCCTGTCAGGTGAATGGGCGAGAACGAGTCGGTCACTCTGGGGGGAGCCAGGCCATTGCCCGAGATTTACTGCAACAGCTTAGAAAACTAGAGCGATCCAGGCCGTTTCAGCAGGGGTGA
- a CDS encoding DUF58 domain-containing protein has translation MIQRLNRWLEQQWVTPAFGALLLGGLALFFFGAAVNSMSGWLYVITGIMLALLMVGALTPVGMIRGLVITRLPIRPVSVGDALTLELELSNPSQTPRALITLEDHLPPGLASQTPPPHVIADLPTQTQSRYVHKITPTRRGIYHWEKVTLRTAAPLGLFWCQRAWDVPATAVVYPIVLPLQTCPLLDQLGQETSQRWVDRQYQRQLATEGLTRSLRPYRWGDALRLVHWRTSARYGELRVRELDALSGGIAVMVGLDVSRAWIPDEFEQAVMAAAAIYFYARKQNIPVELSLGDVEHLRNETAILRALAAIQPQSIRPGSPPSVQTPILWLTTNAASLSQLSPGSSWLLWPGLDPVEGINNLPMNQLTPGRLINPGLPLQPQLERQLENAWVSSL, from the coding sequence ATGATTCAACGTTTGAATCGGTGGTTAGAGCAGCAATGGGTGACTCCGGCCTTTGGGGCATTACTGCTGGGCGGCCTGGCCTTGTTCTTCTTTGGGGCGGCAGTCAATTCGATGTCCGGCTGGCTCTATGTGATCACTGGGATTATGCTGGCCTTGCTGATGGTCGGGGCATTAACACCCGTAGGAATGATTCGGGGCCTGGTGATCACGCGCTTGCCGATCCGACCCGTCAGTGTTGGGGATGCCCTCACCCTAGAGCTAGAACTCTCTAATCCCAGCCAAACCCCGCGCGCCCTGATCACCCTTGAGGATCATCTGCCCCCAGGCCTGGCCAGTCAAACCCCACCGCCCCATGTCATTGCCGACTTGCCCACCCAAACCCAGAGTCGCTATGTCCACAAAATAACTCCGACCCGGCGCGGCATTTATCATTGGGAAAAAGTAACTCTCCGCACGGCGGCCCCCCTGGGTTTATTTTGGTGTCAGCGGGCCTGGGATGTGCCAGCAACAGCCGTAGTTTATCCGATTGTTTTACCCCTGCAGACCTGTCCGCTTTTGGATCAACTGGGTCAAGAAACCTCCCAACGCTGGGTTGACCGTCAATATCAACGGCAATTGGCCACGGAAGGCTTAACCCGTTCCCTCCGGCCCTATCGTTGGGGAGATGCTCTGCGCTTGGTGCATTGGCGGACGAGTGCCAGGTATGGGGAATTACGGGTGCGAGAGTTGGATGCCTTGAGTGGTGGTATAGCAGTGATGGTTGGCCTGGATGTCAGCAGGGCCTGGATTCCCGATGAATTTGAACAGGCCGTCATGGCGGCGGCGGCTATTTATTTCTATGCTCGTAAACAAAATATTCCCGTTGAGCTTTCCCTGGGGGATGTGGAGCATTTGAGGAACGAAACCGCCATTCTCCGGGCCTTAGCCGCCATTCAACCCCAGTCTATCCGCCCCGGCTCCCCCCCTTCTGTCCAGACTCCAATTCTTTGGCTCACCACTAATGCGGCCAGCTTATCTCAGTTATCCCCAGGCAGTAGTTGGTTGCTTTGGCCTGGCCTGGATCCAGTCGAGGGAATCAATAACCTCCCGATGAATCAGCTAACTCCCGGCCGACTCATTAACCCCGGATTACCCCTCCAGCCCCAACTGGAACGTCAACTAGAGAATGCTTGGGTTAGTTCCCTTTAA
- the psaJ gene encoding photosystem I reaction center subunit IX: MQVKYLLTYLSTAPVLAAVWMAFTAGLLIEFNRFFPDLLFHPL, encoded by the coding sequence ATGCAAGTGAAATATTTACTTACCTATCTTTCCACAGCTCCAGTGTTGGCTGCTGTTTGGATGGCATTTACCGCTGGCTTGTTAATTGAATTTAATCGCTTTTTCCCGGATTTACTGTTTCATCCCCTTTAA
- the aroC gene encoding chorismate synthase, with product MGNTFGHLFRITTFGESHGGGVGVVIDGCPPKLALDVTDIQFELDRRRPGQSRITTPRQEADTCEILSGVFQGQTLGTPITILVRNKDTRAQDYAEMAQVYRPSHADATYDAKYGIRNWQGGGRSSARETIGRVAAGAIAKKILKQVAGVEVLAYVCRIRELEAHIDPATVTLEQIESNILRCPDANAAAKMIALIDEIRRQANSVGGVIECVARHVPRGLGEPVFDKLEADLAKAVMSLPATKGFEIGSGFAGTLLTGLEHNDEFYTDPEGNIRTTTNRSGGIQGGISNGENIIIRVAFKPTATIGKPQNTVNQAGEATVLAAKGRHDPCVLPRAVPMVEAMVALVLCDHLLRDQAQCHILSSNPVD from the coding sequence ATGGGCAACACCTTTGGACATCTATTTCGGATCACCACCTTTGGCGAATCACACGGGGGAGGGGTTGGTGTTGTCATAGATGGCTGTCCACCAAAACTAGCCCTAGATGTGACTGATATTCAGTTTGAGTTAGATCGCCGCCGCCCCGGCCAGAGCCGGATTACCACCCCGCGCCAAGAAGCCGATACCTGTGAAATTCTCTCCGGTGTTTTTCAAGGGCAAACCCTGGGAACCCCGATTACGATCCTGGTACGCAATAAAGATACAAGGGCCCAGGACTATGCCGAGATGGCCCAAGTGTACCGTCCTTCCCATGCCGATGCTACCTATGACGCAAAATATGGGATTCGCAACTGGCAGGGGGGTGGCCGGTCTTCGGCGCGGGAAACCATTGGTCGGGTGGCGGCGGGGGCGATTGCCAAGAAAATTCTCAAACAAGTCGCTGGCGTAGAAGTTTTGGCCTATGTTTGCCGGATTAGAGAGTTAGAAGCCCACATTGATCCGGCCACGGTGACCCTGGAGCAAATTGAAAGTAATATCCTCCGTTGCCCAGATGCCAATGCGGCCGCGAAAATGATTGCTCTGATTGATGAAATTCGGCGGCAGGCTAATTCCGTGGGGGGGGTGATTGAATGTGTGGCGCGTCATGTTCCGCGGGGCCTGGGTGAACCCGTCTTTGACAAGTTAGAAGCGGATTTAGCCAAGGCTGTGATGTCACTCCCTGCCACTAAAGGGTTTGAAATTGGCTCAGGATTTGCGGGAACGTTGTTGACAGGCCTGGAACATAACGATGAGTTTTATACCGATCCAGAGGGCAATATTCGGACTACCACTAATCGCTCTGGGGGGATACAAGGGGGTATTTCTAACGGTGAAAATATCATTATCCGGGTTGCTTTTAAGCCTACAGCGACTATCGGTAAACCTCAAAACACCGTCAACCAGGCCGGGGAAGCAACGGTTTTAGCCGCTAAAGGTCGTCATGATCCCTGTGTTTTGCCGCGGGCTGTCCCAATGGTAGAAGCGATGGTGGCATTGGTTTTGTGTGATCATCTGCTACGAGATCAGGCCCAATGTCATATTCTCTCTTCCAATCCAGTTGACTAG
- a CDS encoding MgPME-cyclase complex family protein encodes MQTYYYVLASRKFLVEEEPLEEVLKERRRHYQETGKEIDFWLVSEPAFLTAPELSPQRNQCPQPAAAIISTNPQFIQWLKLRLEFVITGEFQAPSATIPDPIATAS; translated from the coding sequence ATGCAGACCTACTATTATGTCCTCGCCAGTCGTAAATTTCTCGTCGAGGAAGAACCTTTAGAAGAAGTGTTGAAGGAACGGCGGCGGCATTATCAAGAAACAGGGAAAGAAATTGACTTTTGGCTGGTGTCAGAACCCGCATTTTTAACTGCTCCTGAGTTATCTCCCCAGCGCAATCAATGCCCCCAACCCGCCGCAGCCATTATTTCTACTAATCCCCAATTTATTCAGTGGTTGAAGCTACGTTTGGAGTTTGTGATCACCGGAGAGTTCCAGGCCCCCAGTGCCACCATTCCTGATCCGATTGCGACTGCCTCATAA
- the tsaD gene encoding tRNA (adenosine(37)-N6)-threonylcarbamoyltransferase complex transferase subunit TsaD, with amino-acid sequence MAIILGIETSCDETAAAVVNNRYILSNVVASQVLAHQPYGGVVPEVASRCHLETINLVIEEALDKAGLTWAELDGIGVTCAPGLVGSLLIGVMAAKTLALVHHKPLIGVHHLEGHIYASYLANPGLEPPFLCLLVSGGHTSLIHVYGCGEYEILGQTRDDAAGEAFDKVARLLQLGYPGGPAIDRVAQEGNSQAFVLPEGNVSTPEGKIHPYDTSFSGLKTAMARLMTKLQDENGSLPTADLAASFQATVARALTKRVIKAALDRGLGQIVIGGGVAANSELRMQLMAATTVHGLDVTFPPLALCTDNAAMIAAAAAEHYQNNQVSGLNLSSQSRLALTQVNSLYSAS; translated from the coding sequence ATGGCGATTATTTTAGGAATTGAAACGAGTTGTGATGAAACTGCAGCAGCTGTCGTAAACAATCGTTACATTCTCAGCAATGTGGTCGCATCTCAAGTCCTTGCCCATCAACCCTATGGGGGAGTTGTACCAGAGGTGGCCTCGCGCTGCCATTTAGAAACCATCAACCTCGTCATTGAAGAAGCCCTCGATAAGGCCGGATTGACTTGGGCAGAACTTGATGGGATTGGGGTCACCTGCGCGCCCGGCCTGGTGGGTTCTTTGCTGATTGGGGTGATGGCTGCCAAAACTTTAGCCCTTGTCCATCACAAACCCTTGATTGGGGTGCATCATCTTGAGGGTCATATTTACGCTTCTTATTTGGCGAACCCAGGCCTGGAGCCACCCTTCTTATGTCTCTTAGTTTCCGGGGGGCATACCAGCTTGATTCACGTCTATGGCTGTGGCGAGTATGAAATTCTTGGACAAACGCGGGATGATGCAGCAGGGGAGGCGTTTGATAAGGTGGCGCGCCTTTTGCAGTTGGGTTATCCGGGTGGGCCAGCGATCGATCGAGTTGCCCAAGAGGGTAATTCACAGGCCTTTGTTCTTCCAGAAGGGAATGTATCTACCCCAGAGGGCAAAATTCATCCCTATGACACCAGTTTTAGTGGTCTGAAAACTGCCATGGCCCGCTTAATGACAAAACTTCAGGACGAGAACGGTTCATTACCAACGGCTGACTTGGCGGCCAGTTTTCAAGCAACTGTGGCTCGGGCATTAACAAAACGGGTGATTAAGGCAGCGCTAGATCGGGGCCTGGGGCAAATTGTGATTGGGGGTGGAGTTGCGGCAAACTCAGAACTGCGGATGCAATTGATGGCGGCAACCACGGTTCATGGTCTGGACGTTACCTTTCCCCCTTTAGCGCTCTGTACAGATAATGCAGCGATGATTGCAGCAGCAGCGGCTGAACACTACCAAAACAATCAAGTCTCTGGGTTAAATCTGAGCAGTCAGTCTCGTCTAGCGTTGACTCAAGTTAACTCTCTGTACTCAGCTAGTTGA